A genomic region of Deinococcus ruber contains the following coding sequences:
- a CDS encoding SUKH-3 domain-containing protein, with the protein MKLETRLNSEQLERVFSILISIGWHRARKKDVSKIIQEYERRGWYVFQSAIEIMESFDGLPFLDVPGTDSILMSSNYQYEYMNVASEWKYFRGESIFPIGSQDTLDIYVEESGIIYGDAENSGAMGLYGYDIFEGLYNLMFSGYIEKYDYPT; encoded by the coding sequence ATGAAGCTTGAAACGAGACTGAACAGCGAGCAACTGGAGAGGGTGTTCTCTATCCTCATCTCAATCGGTTGGCATCGTGCCCGTAAGAAGGATGTCTCAAAAATTATCCAGGAATATGAGCGTCGAGGTTGGTATGTCTTTCAAAGTGCCATAGAGATTATGGAGTCGTTCGATGGTCTGCCATTTCTCGATGTTCCAGGTACTGATTCCATTCTTATGAGTTCCAATTACCAATATGAATATATGAATGTAGCTTCTGAGTGGAAATATTTTCGGGGTGAATCTATTTTCCCTATAGGTAGCCAGGATACTTTGGATATTTATGTTGAAGAAAGCGGTATAATTTACGGTGATGCCGAAAATTCAGGTGCTATGGGCCTGTATGGTTATGACATCTTCGAGGGGTTGTATAATCTCATGTTCAGTG